In one Streptomyces sp. NBC_01241 genomic region, the following are encoded:
- the tkt gene encoding transketolase, with amino-acid sequence MSTKPTTTDLQWTELDQRAVDTVRVLAADAVQKVGNGHPGTAMSLAPAAYTLFQKVMRHDPADAEWTGRDRFVLSAGHSSLTLYIQLYLAGYGLELDDLKAFRTWGSKTPGHPEYGHTTGVETTTGPLGQGVANAVGMAMAARYERGLFDPEAAPGTSPFDHMIWVVAGDGCLQEGISAEASSLAGHQKLGNLVLLWDDNHISIEGDTETAVSEDTLKRYEAYGWHVQRVDQLPSGDLDPAGLYAALQAAKAETERPSFIAARSIIAWPAPHAQNTEASHGSALGDEEVAATKKVLGFDPEKTFEVSDEVISHTREALDRGREAKAEWEKSLAAWRTANPERAAEFDRISAGELPAGWEDKLPVFEPGKSVATRAASGKVLQALGEIVPELWGGSADLAGSNNTTIDKTSSFLPTGNPLPGADPYGRTIHFGIREHAMAAAMNGIALHGHTRIYGGTFLVFSDYMRNAVRLSALMHLPVTYVWTHDSIGLGEDGPTHQPVEHLASLRAIPGLNIVRPADANETAVAWREILRRYTKVFGKGAPHGLALTRQGVPTYEANEDAAKGGYVLFEAEGGDAQVLLIGTGSEVHLAVEAREELQAAGIPTRVVSMPSVEWFEEQDQAYKDSVLPPSVKARVAVEAGIGLTWHRYVGDTGRIVSLEHFGASADAKVLFREFGFTGEHVAAAARESLAAATR; translated from the coding sequence GTGAGCACCAAGCCGACCACCACAGACCTCCAGTGGACCGAATTGGACCAGCGGGCCGTGGACACTGTCCGCGTCCTTGCCGCCGACGCCGTACAGAAGGTCGGAAACGGCCACCCGGGCACGGCGATGAGCCTGGCTCCTGCCGCGTACACCCTCTTCCAGAAGGTGATGCGGCACGACCCCGCCGACGCCGAGTGGACCGGTCGCGACCGGTTCGTGCTCTCCGCGGGGCACAGCAGCCTGACCCTCTACATCCAGCTCTACCTGGCCGGGTACGGCCTGGAGCTCGATGACCTCAAGGCCTTCCGCACCTGGGGTTCGAAGACCCCCGGTCACCCGGAGTACGGCCACACCACCGGCGTCGAGACGACCACGGGCCCGCTGGGCCAGGGTGTCGCCAACGCGGTGGGCATGGCAATGGCCGCCCGCTACGAGCGCGGCCTGTTCGACCCGGAGGCGGCCCCCGGCACCTCCCCGTTCGACCACATGATCTGGGTCGTCGCGGGCGACGGCTGCCTCCAGGAGGGCATCTCCGCGGAGGCGTCCTCGCTGGCCGGGCACCAGAAGCTCGGCAACCTGGTCCTGCTGTGGGACGACAACCACATCTCCATCGAGGGCGACACGGAGACCGCGGTCTCCGAGGACACCCTGAAGCGGTACGAGGCGTACGGCTGGCACGTCCAGCGCGTCGACCAGCTGCCCAGCGGCGACCTGGACCCCGCAGGTCTGTACGCGGCGCTGCAGGCCGCCAAGGCCGAGACGGAGCGCCCGTCGTTCATCGCGGCCCGTTCGATCATCGCCTGGCCCGCCCCGCACGCCCAGAACACCGAGGCCTCGCACGGCTCGGCACTCGGTGACGAAGAGGTCGCCGCGACGAAGAAGGTCCTCGGCTTCGACCCGGAGAAGACCTTCGAGGTCTCCGACGAGGTCATCTCGCACACCCGTGAGGCACTGGACCGCGGCCGCGAGGCCAAGGCCGAGTGGGAGAAGTCCCTCGCCGCGTGGCGCACCGCCAATCCGGAGCGCGCCGCCGAGTTCGACCGGATCTCCGCGGGCGAACTGCCCGCCGGCTGGGAGGACAAGCTCCCCGTCTTCGAGCCGGGCAAGAGCGTCGCCACCCGTGCCGCCTCCGGCAAGGTGCTCCAGGCTCTCGGCGAGATCGTCCCCGAGCTGTGGGGCGGCTCCGCCGACCTGGCGGGCTCGAACAACACGACGATCGACAAGACGTCGTCGTTCCTCCCGACGGGCAACCCGCTGCCGGGCGCGGACCCGTACGGCCGCACGATCCACTTCGGCATCCGCGAGCACGCCATGGCCGCGGCCATGAACGGCATCGCGCTGCACGGCCACACCCGTATCTACGGCGGCACCTTCCTGGTGTTCTCCGACTACATGCGCAACGCCGTGCGCCTGTCCGCGCTGATGCACCTGCCGGTGACGTACGTGTGGACGCACGACTCCATCGGTCTCGGCGAGGACGGCCCGACCCACCAGCCGGTGGAGCACCTGGCCTCACTGCGCGCCATCCCGGGCCTGAACATCGTCCGCCCGGCCGACGCGAACGAGACCGCCGTCGCCTGGCGCGAGATCCTGCGCCGCTACACCAAGGTGTTCGGCAAGGGAGCCCCGCACGGCCTGGCGCTGACCCGTCAGGGCGTGCCCACGTACGAGGCGAACGAGGACGCGGCCAAGGGCGGCTACGTGCTCTTCGAGGCCGAAGGCGGCGACGCCCAGGTCCTCCTCATCGGTACGGGCTCCGAGGTGCACCTCGCCGTCGAGGCGCGCGAGGAGCTGCAGGCGGCCGGCATCCCGACCCGGGTGGTCTCGATGCCGTCGGTCGAGTGGTTCGAGGAGCAGGACCAGGCGTACAAGGACAGCGTTCTGCCGCCGTCCGTGAAGGCCCGGGTCGCGGTCGAGGCCGGTATCGGGCTGACCTGGCACCGGTACGTCGGAGACACCGGCCGAATCGTCTCGCTGGAGCACTTCGGTGCCTCGGCCGACGCCAAGGTCCTCTTCCGTGAGTTCGGGTTCACCGGCGAGCACGTCGCCGCCGCCGCGCGGGAATCTCTCGCCGCCGCCACGCGCTGA
- a CDS encoding heme o synthase — MCVTAVESRPAGVALTPSPGGHRPFGARVKAFVALTKPRIIELLLITTVPVMFLAAQGVPDLWLVLTTTIGGYLSAGGANALNMYIDRDIDALMDRTSQRPLVTGMVTPRECLAFGVALAVISTVWFGLLVNWLSAALSLGALLFYVVVYTMLLKRRTSQNIVWGGIAGCMPVLIGWSAVTNSMSWAAVILFAVIFFWTPPHYWPLSMKVKDDYARVGVPMLPVIASNRVVARQIVVYSWVMVAVSLLLTPLGYTGWFYTAVALLTGGFWLWEAHGLLNRAKAGVTGGKLKEMRLFHWSITYVSLLFVAVAVDPFLR, encoded by the coding sequence GTGTGCGTGACGGCCGTCGAGTCCCGACCCGCAGGGGTCGCCTTGACTCCCAGCCCAGGGGGCCATCGCCCGTTCGGGGCCCGTGTCAAGGCATTCGTGGCGTTGACCAAGCCTCGGATCATCGAGCTGTTGCTGATCACCACTGTTCCGGTGATGTTCCTGGCCGCTCAGGGTGTACCCGATCTGTGGCTCGTTCTCACCACCACCATCGGGGGATATCTCTCCGCGGGCGGTGCCAACGCGCTGAATATGTACATCGACCGCGACATCGACGCGTTGATGGACCGTACGTCGCAGCGCCCGCTGGTCACCGGAATGGTGACCCCACGTGAGTGCCTGGCCTTTGGTGTTGCCCTCGCGGTGATCTCCACGGTCTGGTTCGGACTGCTGGTCAACTGGCTGTCGGCGGCGCTGTCGCTCGGTGCGCTGCTCTTCTACGTCGTCGTCTACACGATGCTGCTGAAGCGCCGCACCTCGCAGAACATCGTCTGGGGCGGCATCGCCGGCTGCATGCCGGTCCTCATCGGCTGGTCCGCCGTGACCAACTCGATGTCCTGGGCCGCGGTCATTCTCTTCGCCGTCATCTTCTTCTGGACGCCGCCGCACTACTGGCCGCTGTCGATGAAGGTCAAGGACGACTACGCCAGGGTCGGCGTGCCGATGCTGCCGGTCATCGCCTCCAACCGGGTGGTGGCCCGCCAGATCGTCGTCTACAGCTGGGTGATGGTCGCCGTCTCGCTGCTGCTGACTCCGCTCGGCTACACCGGCTGGTTCTACACGGCGGTGGCGCTGCTGACCGGCGGGTTCTGGCTCTGGGAGGCCCATGGCCTGCTCAACCGGGCCAAGGCCGGGGTGACGGGCGGGAAGCTCAAGGAGATGCGGCTGTTCCACTGGTCGATCACCTATGTCTCGCTGCTCTTCGTCGCCGTGGCGGTCGACCCCTTCCTGAGGTAG
- the zwf gene encoding glucose-6-phosphate dehydrogenase, which translates to MSGVPGANPLRDPQDRRLPRIAGPSGLVIFGVTGDLSRKKLMPAVYDLANRGLLPPGFSLIGFARREWHDEDFTQEVHDAVKQHARTPFREEVWQQLIQGMRFVQGNFDDDDAFETLKATIQELDKAQGTGGNFAFYLSVPPKFFPKVVQQLKKHGLADQKEGSWRRAVIEKPFGHDLKSAQELNQIVHDVFPPNEVFRIDHYLGKETVQNILALRFANTMFEPIWNRSYVDHVQITMAEDIGIGGRAGYYDGIGAARDVIQNHLLQLLALTAMEEPGSFHPKALVAEKLKVLTAVELPDDLGKHTVRGQYARAWQGGEEVLGYLEEDGIDPKSTTDTFAAIKLTINNRRWAGVPFYLRTGKRLGRRVTEIAVVFKRAPYLPFESGATEELGGNALVIRVQPDEGVTVRFGSKVPGTSMEVRDVTMDFAYGESFTESSPEAYERLILDVLLGDANLFPRHQEVELSWNILDPIEEYWDKHGKPAQYPAGTWGPAEADEMLARDGRSWRRP; encoded by the coding sequence TTGTCTGGTGTTCCCGGAGCCAACCCGCTTCGTGACCCCCAGGACCGACGGCTCCCGCGCATCGCGGGACCGTCGGGTCTGGTGATCTTTGGTGTCACGGGCGATTTGTCCCGTAAAAAGCTGATGCCCGCCGTCTACGACCTGGCCAATCGCGGCCTGCTGCCGCCGGGCTTCTCCCTCATCGGTTTCGCGCGCCGCGAGTGGCACGACGAGGACTTCACACAGGAGGTCCACGACGCCGTCAAGCAGCACGCCCGTACGCCGTTCCGTGAAGAGGTCTGGCAGCAGCTCATCCAGGGGATGCGCTTCGTCCAGGGCAACTTCGACGACGACGACGCCTTCGAGACGCTGAAGGCGACGATCCAGGAGCTGGACAAGGCACAGGGCACGGGAGGCAACTTCGCCTTCTATCTGTCCGTGCCGCCGAAGTTCTTCCCCAAGGTCGTCCAGCAGCTCAAGAAGCACGGGCTCGCGGACCAGAAGGAGGGTTCCTGGCGGCGTGCCGTCATCGAGAAGCCCTTCGGCCACGATCTGAAGAGCGCACAGGAGCTCAACCAGATCGTGCACGACGTGTTCCCGCCCAACGAGGTCTTCCGGATCGACCACTACCTGGGCAAGGAAACGGTCCAGAACATCCTGGCGCTGCGGTTCGCCAACACGATGTTCGAGCCGATCTGGAACAGGTCGTACGTCGACCACGTCCAGATCACGATGGCCGAGGACATCGGCATCGGCGGCCGGGCCGGCTACTACGACGGCATCGGCGCCGCCCGCGACGTCATCCAGAACCACCTGCTCCAGCTGCTGGCACTGACGGCCATGGAGGAGCCCGGCTCCTTCCACCCGAAGGCCCTGGTCGCCGAGAAGCTCAAGGTGCTCACGGCGGTGGAACTGCCGGACGACCTGGGCAAGCACACGGTGCGCGGCCAGTACGCGCGCGCCTGGCAGGGCGGCGAGGAGGTCCTCGGCTATCTGGAGGAGGACGGCATCGACCCCAAGTCGACGACCGACACCTTCGCCGCGATCAAGCTGACGATCAACAACCGCCGCTGGGCGGGCGTGCCGTTCTACCTCCGTACCGGAAAGCGGCTCGGCCGCCGCGTCACGGAGATCGCGGTCGTCTTCAAGCGCGCCCCGTATCTGCCCTTCGAGTCCGGTGCGACGGAGGAGCTGGGCGGCAACGCCCTGGTCATCCGGGTCCAGCCGGACGAGGGCGTGACCGTGCGGTTCGGCTCCAAGGTGCCCGGCACCTCGATGGAGGTCCGGGACGTCACGATGGACTTCGCGTACGGCGAGTCCTTCACGGAGTCCAGCCCGGAGGCGTACGAGCGGCTCATCCTCGATGTGCTGCTCGGCGACGCCAACCTGTTCCCGCGGCACCAGGAGGTCGAACTCTCCTGGAACATCCTCGACCCGATCGAGGAGTACTGGGACAAGCACGGCAAGCCCGCGCAGTACCCGGCGGGCACCTGGGGCCCGGCCGAGGCGGACGAGATGCTCGCACGAGACGGACGGAGCTGGCGTCGGCCATGA
- the tal gene encoding transaldolase encodes MTDALKRLSDEGVAIWLDDLSRKRITSGNLAELIDQQHVVGVTTNPSIFQKAISHGDGYEQQLTDLATRKVTVDEAIRMITTADVRDAADILRPVFDATDGQDGRVSIEVDPRLAHHTDATVAEAKQLAWLVDRPNTLIKIPATKAGLPAITEVIGKGISVNVTLIFSLERYREVMDAYLAGLEKAKAAGLDLSKIHSVASFFVSRVDTEIDKRLDAIGTDEAKALKGKAALANARLAYQAYEEVFGSERWAALDKAHANKQRPLWASTGVKDPAYKDTLYVDDLVAPGTVNTMPEATMDATADHGQITGNTIAGTYEQARAELDGVAKLGISYDDVVQLLEDEGVEKFEASWIDLLNSTEAELKRLAPSEG; translated from the coding sequence ATGACAGACGCACTCAAGCGCCTCTCCGACGAGGGCGTGGCGATCTGGCTCGATGACCTGTCGCGCAAGCGGATCACCTCGGGCAACCTCGCCGAGCTGATCGACCAGCAGCACGTCGTGGGCGTCACCACCAACCCGTCGATCTTCCAGAAGGCGATCTCGCACGGCGACGGGTACGAGCAGCAGCTCACCGATCTCGCCACCCGCAAGGTCACCGTCGACGAGGCCATCCGCATGATCACGACGGCTGATGTGCGGGACGCGGCGGACATCCTGCGTCCGGTCTTCGACGCCACGGACGGCCAGGACGGCCGGGTCTCCATCGAGGTCGACCCTCGTCTGGCGCACCACACCGACGCCACCGTCGCCGAGGCCAAGCAGCTGGCGTGGCTGGTGGACCGGCCCAACACGCTCATCAAGATCCCGGCGACGAAGGCCGGCCTCCCGGCGATCACCGAGGTCATCGGAAAGGGCATCAGCGTCAACGTCACGCTGATCTTCTCGCTGGAGCGCTACCGCGAGGTCATGGATGCCTACCTGGCGGGTCTGGAGAAGGCGAAGGCCGCGGGCCTGGACCTCTCCAAGATCCACTCGGTGGCCTCCTTCTTCGTGTCCCGCGTGGACACCGAGATCGACAAGCGTCTCGACGCGATCGGCACCGACGAGGCCAAGGCGCTCAAGGGCAAGGCGGCACTCGCCAACGCCCGGCTCGCCTACCAGGCGTACGAGGAGGTCTTCGGCTCGGAGCGCTGGGCCGCCCTGGACAAGGCGCACGCCAACAAGCAGCGCCCGCTGTGGGCCTCGACCGGCGTCAAGGACCCCGCGTACAAGGACACCCTGTACGTCGACGACCTGGTCGCCCCCGGCACGGTGAACACCATGCCCGAGGCCACCATGGACGCCACCGCGGACCACGGACAGATCACGGGCAACACCATCGCCGGCACCTACGAGCAGGCCCGCGCCGAGCTCGACGGCGTCGCGAAGCTCGGGATCTCCTACGACGACGTCGTCCAGCTCCTCGAGGACGAGGGCGTCGAGAAGTTCGAGGCGTCCTGGATCGACCTGCTCAACTCGACCGAGGCAGAGCTCAAGCGCCTCGCCCCTTCGGAGGGCTGA